A stretch of the Chanos chanos chromosome 1, fChaCha1.1, whole genome shotgun sequence genome encodes the following:
- the LOC115805351 gene encoding HLA class II histocompatibility antigen, DRB1-3 chain-like has product MIRPKLLCISLVFLIAVFYETDGYYSYGVDECIFDSREMTDVEYLRTFYFNQVKDVQFNSTIRKFVGFTEQGEKIAGYLNNDSATIQQMRGAVDRVCKHNGAVFFSSVLDKTVKPEVRVRSVKKASGTHPTVLMCSAYDFYPKAIKLTWLKDGQPVTSDVTSAEEMADGDWYYQVHSHLEHIPKSGEKISCMVEHASFTKPMTYDLEPSLSESDTKKIAIGTSGLLLGVILAAAGFIYYKRKSTGRLLVPH; this is encoded by the exons ATGATACGACCAAAGCTCCTATGCATCAGTCTGGTATTCTTGATCGCTGTTTTTTATGAAACAG ATGGATATTACTCGTATGGTGTGGATGAATGCATCTTCGATTCCAGGGAAATGACAGATGTAGAGTACCTCCGTACTTTTTATTTTAACCAAGTGAAAGATGTACAGTTCAACAGCACTATCAGGAAATTTGTGGGATTTAcagaacagggagagaagaTTGCAGGTTACTTGAACAACGACAGTGCCACCATCCAGCAGATGAGAGGTGCAGTGGACAGAGTCTGCAAACACAATGGTGCAGTATTTTTCTCATCTGTTCTTGACAAAACAG taaaaccagaggTCCGTGTGAGGTCAGTCAAAAAGGCCAGTGGCACACATCCTACTGTGCTGATGTGCAGTGCCTATGACTTCTACCCCAAAGCCATCAAACTGACCTGGTTAAAGGACGGTCAACCAGTGACCTCTGATGTGACCTCCGCTGAGGAGATGGCTGATGGTGATTGGTACTATCAGGTCCATTCCCACCTGGAGCACATCCCTAAATCAGGGGAGAAGATCTCCTGTATGGTGGAGCATGCCAGCTTCACTAAACCCATGACATATGACTTGG AACCCTCTTTGTCGGAAAGTGACACAAAAAAGATTGCTATTGGAACATCTGGACTTTTGCTGGGGGTCATCCTAGCAGCTGCTGGATTTATCTACTACAAAAGGAAGTCCACAG GGCGGTTGCTGGTGCCACATTAA
- the LOC115805342 gene encoding H-2 class II histocompatibility antigen, A-Q alpha chain-like, protein MRLCVFTLLNALIYTGAQAKYKDMHIAGCFDTKQGEDMYGLEGDEMGHADFSKREFVMTLPDFADPFSYAEETFDTVKNIQQVCKDNIHAYMRIYKFPTEATAPPENSIYPKDDVIPGVKNILICYVTGFYPPALRVKWTRNNEDVTEGTTLSQFRPNEDKTFTIFSTLSFTPEQGDIYTCTVEHQALPQPQTKMWDADDEITVRSIGPSVFCGVGLTVGLLGVAVGTFFFVKINNCN, encoded by the exons ATGaggctctgtgtttttacacttCTCAATGCCTTGATCTACACTGGAGCTCAAG ccAAATACAAGGACATGCACATTGCTGGGTGTTTTGATACAAAGCAAGGAGAGGATATGTATGGACTTGAAGGGGATGAAATGGGGCATGCAGATTTCAGTAAACGAGAATTTGTGATGACGCTGCCTGACTTTGCAGATCCATTCAGCTATGCAGAAGAAACGTTTGACACAGTTAAAAATATCCAACAAGTCTGTAAAGATAACATACACGCTTACATGAGGATTTATAAGTTCCCCACTGAAGCAACAG ctcctcctgagAACTCGATTTATCCAAAGGATGATGTGATACCTGGTGTGAAGAACATACTCATCTGTTATGTGACTGGATTCTACCCTCCTGCACTCAGAGTAAAGTGGACAAGGAACAATGAGGATGTGACAGAGGGAACGACTCTTAGTCAGTTTCGACCCAACGAAGATAAAACCTTTACCATATTTTCCACACTGAGCTTCACTCCAGAGCAGGGGGACATCTACACCTGCACAGTGGAGCATCAGGCCCTGCCGCAACCCCAAACCAAAATGTGGG atgCTGATGATGAGATTACCGTGCGCAGTATTGGTCCATCTGTGTTCTGTGGAGTGGGTCTGACTGTTGGGCTGCTGGGAGTGGCAGTTGGAACATTCTTCTTCGTCAAAATCAACAACTGCAACTGA